A genomic region of Streptomyces diastaticus subsp. diastaticus contains the following coding sequences:
- a CDS encoding DUF742 domain-containing protein, translating to MALPQDGPWLDEAAGRLVRPYTVSGGRTRPTTALDLMSLVMSTGTRPLGHLGPEHSDVLGLCEVPTSVAEVAGQLRLPAVVTKVLLSDLVDCGALTTRAPDYFHPTDRSLLEAVLDGLRRRL from the coding sequence ATGGCCCTCCCGCAGGACGGGCCCTGGCTGGACGAGGCGGCCGGGCGCCTCGTCCGTCCGTACACCGTGAGCGGCGGCCGGACCAGACCGACCACCGCACTCGACCTGATGTCCCTGGTGATGTCCACCGGCACCCGGCCGCTCGGCCACCTCGGCCCCGAACACAGCGACGTCCTCGGGCTCTGCGAGGTGCCGACCTCCGTCGCCGAGGTCGCCGGGCAGCTGCGGCTGCCCGCCGTCGTCACCAAGGTGCTCCTCTCCGACCTGGTCGACTGCGGCGCCCTGACCACGCGGGCCCCCGACTACTTCCACCCCACCGACCGGTCCCTGCTGGAGGCAGTGCTCGATGGACTACGACGACGGCTCTGA
- a CDS encoding transketolase — protein sequence MTTITSDTAPSYEDIPRLMSLQTGDEKHGAAATSTLDPLWVLYDRVLRVTPGTADDPGRDRFLLSKGHGPIAYYAVLAARGFFPEEWLSGFGGFGSPLGHHPDRTLVPGVEIGSGSLGHGLPIGVGVALGLRAQGLTEPKVWVMTGDAELDEGSNDEAITFAGLTGLDSLHAVVVDNASASHAAPGHLAARFAVAGWSARTVDGHDHEALHRAFTAPHAGRPHVVIAQVGH from the coding sequence ATGACGACGATCACTTCGGACACGGCCCCGTCCTACGAGGACATCCCCCGGCTCATGAGCCTCCAGACCGGCGACGAGAAGCACGGCGCGGCCGCCACCTCCACACTCGACCCGCTGTGGGTGCTGTACGACCGGGTGCTCCGCGTCACCCCCGGCACCGCCGACGACCCGGGCCGGGACCGCTTCCTGCTCTCCAAGGGCCACGGCCCGATAGCGTACTACGCGGTCCTCGCCGCCCGGGGCTTCTTCCCCGAGGAGTGGCTGAGCGGATTCGGCGGGTTCGGCTCCCCGCTCGGCCACCACCCGGACCGGACGCTCGTACCGGGCGTGGAGATCGGCAGCGGGTCGCTCGGCCACGGGCTGCCGATCGGCGTCGGGGTGGCGCTCGGGCTGCGCGCACAAGGGCTGACGGAGCCGAAGGTGTGGGTGATGACGGGGGACGCGGAGCTGGACGAGGGGTCCAACGATGAGGCGATCACCTTCGCCGGCCTGACCGGGCTGGACTCGCTGCACGCCGTGGTGGTCGACAACGCCTCGGCCAGCCATGCCGCCCCCGGTCACCTCGCGGCCCGCTTCGCGGTGGCCGGCTGGTCCGCGCGGACCGTCGACGGCCACGACCACGAGGCACTGCACCGGGCCTTCACCGCGCCCCACGCGGGCCGCCCGCACGTCGTCATCGCCCAGGTCGGCCACTGA
- a CDS encoding GAF domain-containing protein: MTYDPLGHLLLTPADPEAPAREERLGVLGLGRHADAGLDAFATRLADLTLAPYAMVNFIGTGGQFFAGLHTPAGPLAGGAPPASAFRHMARDHGYCPHVVARRKALVLEDVCDFPRFAGNPVVDEIGIRSYLGAPLIDRTGLVLGTVCVVDTRPRPWGRAGLDTIKAMAAELTEQLQRRDPGGP, encoded by the coding sequence GTGACGTACGACCCGCTCGGCCACCTGCTGCTGACCCCCGCCGACCCCGAGGCCCCGGCCCGTGAGGAGCGGCTGGGAGTGCTCGGCCTCGGCCGGCACGCCGACGCGGGGCTCGACGCGTTCGCCACCAGGCTCGCCGACCTCACCCTCGCCCCGTACGCGATGGTCAACTTCATAGGCACCGGGGGCCAGTTCTTCGCCGGGCTGCACACCCCGGCCGGGCCGCTCGCCGGGGGAGCGCCACCCGCGAGCGCCTTCCGGCACATGGCCCGCGACCACGGCTACTGCCCGCACGTGGTGGCACGGCGCAAGGCGCTCGTGCTGGAGGACGTGTGCGACTTCCCGCGGTTCGCCGGGAACCCGGTGGTCGACGAGATCGGCATCCGCTCCTACCTGGGCGCCCCGCTCATCGACCGCACCGGCCTGGTGCTCGGCACCGTCTGCGTCGTCGACACCCGGCCCCGTCCCTGGGGCCGGGCCGGACTCGACACCATCAAGGCGATGGCGGCCGAGCTGACCGAACAGCTCCAGCGCCGCGACCCGGGAGGCCCCTGA
- a CDS encoding transketolase family protein yields MDSMRDRFADTVHQLLDTDPRVALVIAEISRDRLQGAIAAHPDRVVNVGIREQLLVSAGAGLALSGLRPVLHTFASFLVERPFEQVKLDFGHQDVGGVLVSSGASYDMASGGYTHMSPGDVALLDTLPGWTVHVPGHADEAEALVRAAVGAGDDKVYVRLSERANAEGRALDGTRFRQVREGRAGAAVVAVGPMLDPVLAATEGLDLTVLYATTVRPFDAAGLRRAAVDPDRGTAEVVLVEPYLAGTSVRAVGEALAVVPHRLLGLGVGREELRRYGRPEEHDAAHGLDAASLRRDISAFLAPGRG; encoded by the coding sequence GTGGACTCCATGCGTGACCGCTTCGCGGACACCGTGCACCAACTGCTGGACACGGACCCGCGCGTCGCCCTGGTCATCGCCGAGATCAGCCGCGACCGGCTCCAGGGCGCCATCGCCGCCCACCCGGACCGCGTCGTCAACGTCGGCATCCGGGAGCAGCTCCTCGTCTCGGCGGGCGCCGGACTCGCCCTCTCAGGACTGCGCCCGGTGCTGCACACCTTCGCCTCGTTCCTGGTGGAGCGGCCGTTCGAACAGGTCAAACTCGACTTCGGCCACCAGGACGTGGGCGGCGTGCTGGTCAGCTCCGGCGCCTCCTACGACATGGCGTCGGGCGGCTACACCCACATGTCCCCCGGGGACGTGGCCCTCCTCGACACCCTTCCCGGCTGGACCGTGCACGTGCCGGGCCACGCCGACGAGGCAGAGGCACTGGTCCGCGCCGCCGTCGGCGCCGGGGACGACAAGGTATACGTACGCCTCTCCGAACGCGCCAACGCCGAGGGGCGCGCCCTGGACGGCACCCGGTTCCGGCAGGTGCGTGAGGGCCGAGCCGGGGCCGCCGTGGTCGCCGTGGGGCCGATGCTGGACCCGGTCCTGGCGGCGACCGAGGGACTGGACCTGACCGTGCTGTACGCGACGACCGTGCGGCCCTTCGACGCGGCCGGGCTGCGCCGGGCCGCGGTCGACCCTGACCGGGGCACGGCCGAGGTGGTACTGGTCGAGCCGTACCTGGCGGGGACCTCGGTACGGGCCGTCGGCGAGGCGCTCGCCGTGGTGCCGCACCGGCTGCTGGGACTCGGAGTGGGCAGGGAGGAGCTGCGGCGCTACGGGCGGCCGGAGGAGCACGACGCCGCGCACGGCCTGGACGCGGCCTCCCTGCGCCGGGACATCAGCGCCTTTCTGGCGCCGGGGCGGGGCTGA
- a CDS encoding alpha/beta fold hydrolase: MTSPSAPGSNAHRPGVLSAHDGVAVATYTWLPEGRPRAFLQIAHGAAEHAQRYDRFARHLTGHGFGVVASDHRGHGATAPLTGGFGVTGQDGWRAVVADLKAVGDQIRALYPGAPVLLLGHSMGSMLARDYVQEYPDDLAGLLLSGTFRDLPGADAERDTARLEQEIEAHGPAYVSSFVPELFAAFNEPYPHRTGYEWLSRDEAEVDAYAADEACGFPFSAGFSLDWLRASQKVNDPAGLARMPADLPVHVAVGSDDPCHQAMAQVDALLADLRGAGVEDLTCEVYQGARHEILNETNRDEVHEDLTRWLDAHAL, from the coding sequence ATGACCAGCCCGTCCGCACCCGGCAGCAACGCTCACCGTCCCGGGGTCCTCAGCGCGCACGACGGAGTCGCCGTCGCCACCTACACCTGGCTGCCCGAGGGGCGCCCCCGCGCCTTCCTCCAGATCGCCCACGGCGCCGCGGAACACGCCCAGCGGTACGACCGGTTCGCCCGCCACCTCACCGGCCACGGCTTCGGCGTCGTCGCCTCCGACCACCGCGGTCACGGCGCGACCGCCCCGCTCACCGGCGGCTTCGGCGTCACCGGACAGGACGGCTGGCGCGCCGTCGTCGCCGACCTCAAGGCCGTCGGCGACCAGATCAGGGCCCTGTACCCGGGCGCCCCGGTCCTGCTGCTCGGCCACAGCATGGGCTCCATGCTGGCCCGCGACTACGTCCAGGAGTACCCGGACGACCTCGCCGGTCTCCTCCTCTCCGGCACCTTCCGCGACCTGCCCGGTGCCGACGCCGAACGCGACACCGCCCGCCTGGAGCAGGAGATCGAGGCCCACGGCCCCGCGTACGTCTCGTCCTTCGTCCCCGAACTCTTCGCCGCCTTCAACGAGCCCTACCCGCACCGCACCGGCTACGAATGGCTCTCCCGCGACGAGGCCGAGGTCGACGCCTACGCCGCCGACGAGGCGTGCGGCTTCCCCTTCAGCGCCGGCTTCAGCCTCGACTGGCTCCGCGCCTCCCAGAAGGTCAACGACCCGGCCGGCCTCGCCCGGATGCCCGCCGACCTGCCCGTGCACGTCGCGGTCGGCTCCGACGACCCCTGCCACCAGGCGATGGCCCAGGTCGACGCCCTCCTCGCCGATCTGCGCGGCGCGGGTGTCGAGGACCTCACCTGCGAGGTGTACCAGGGCGCCCGGCACGAGATCCTCAACGAGACCAACCGCGACGAGGTCCACGAGGACCTCACCCGCTGGCTCGACGCGCACGCCCTGTGA
- a CDS encoding roadblock/LC7 domain-containing protein: MASDAPTGHASDLDWLLSGLVQRVPHTHSAVLLSADGLVKALHGLDPDSADHLAALASGLYSLGRSAGARFGGGGDVRQVVVELDTSLLFVSTAGSGTCLTVLAGREADAAVLGYEMAMLVKSVRPYLVTPPRRPAPEPTAMRN, translated from the coding sequence ATGGCGAGCGATGCGCCGACCGGCCATGCCTCCGACCTCGACTGGCTGTTGAGCGGACTGGTCCAGCGGGTCCCGCACACCCACAGTGCCGTGCTGCTCTCCGCCGACGGCCTGGTCAAGGCCCTGCACGGCCTCGACCCGGACAGCGCCGACCACCTCGCCGCCCTCGCCTCGGGTCTCTACTCCCTCGGCCGCAGCGCGGGTGCGCGCTTCGGCGGCGGCGGCGACGTACGGCAGGTCGTCGTCGAACTCGACACCAGCCTGCTCTTCGTCTCCACCGCGGGGTCCGGCACCTGCCTGACCGTGCTGGCCGGCCGGGAGGCGGACGCCGCCGTCCTCGGCTACGAGATGGCGATGCTGGTCAAGAGCGTGCGGCCCTATCTGGTGACCCCGCCGCGCCGGCCCGCCCCCGAACCCACGGCGATGAGGAACTGA
- a CDS encoding MFS transporter → MAAATRKETEPDPRRGFWSRDFGLFFTARAVAKLGDTMLPVALATGLLLHGHGAGAVGLAMASSVACFAGLVIFGGVIADRVSTRLLMIGADAVRLVTQTLAAVMFFTGHVVLWQLCVIGALNGAAAAVFQPGVASTVPRLARDVQGANGAIRVAESVTSLAGPAAAGMLVAFVSPGGVFLAHAATYGLSGLCLVLLRLPPAAPRSSSGKGGAAFRRDLVEGWREFRSRTWLWGVIAIWGLFMVAVSGPAVPLVAADVVQEHGPRAYGLVNSALGAGTVVGGLLALRARPRRMLRAGAVAVIGFGLFPGTVGAGLGVPAMCAGAAVAGAGMSFWGVMWATSVQTQVRPEVLNRIHAYDVAGSLAMMPVGQALAGPAAGLLGTDVVLVSGGLLTLVVGALLLGVPAIRNLERADDRTVAGSPGPATEVSPAPAPERR, encoded by the coding sequence ATGGCCGCAGCGACCCGCAAGGAGACCGAACCGGACCCCCGCCGGGGATTCTGGTCCCGGGACTTCGGTCTCTTCTTCACCGCCCGAGCCGTGGCCAAGCTCGGCGACACCATGCTCCCCGTCGCCCTCGCCACCGGCCTCCTCCTGCACGGCCACGGGGCGGGTGCGGTGGGTCTCGCCATGGCCTCCTCGGTCGCCTGCTTCGCGGGGCTGGTCATCTTCGGCGGGGTGATCGCCGACCGGGTCAGCACCCGGCTGCTGATGATCGGGGCCGACGCCGTCCGGCTGGTCACCCAGACGCTGGCCGCCGTCATGTTCTTCACCGGCCACGTCGTCCTCTGGCAGCTCTGCGTCATCGGCGCTCTCAACGGCGCGGCCGCCGCCGTCTTCCAGCCCGGTGTCGCCAGCACCGTCCCCCGCCTCGCCCGCGACGTGCAGGGCGCCAACGGCGCCATCCGCGTCGCCGAGTCCGTGACGTCCCTCGCCGGTCCCGCCGCCGCCGGTATGCTCGTCGCCTTCGTCTCGCCCGGCGGCGTCTTCCTCGCCCACGCCGCCACCTACGGCCTCAGCGGCCTCTGCCTGGTCCTGCTGCGCCTGCCGCCCGCCGCGCCACGCTCCTCCTCGGGGAAGGGCGGGGCGGCGTTCCGCCGCGACCTGGTCGAAGGCTGGCGGGAGTTCCGCTCCCGCACCTGGCTGTGGGGCGTCATCGCCATCTGGGGCCTGTTCATGGTGGCGGTCTCCGGCCCGGCGGTGCCGCTGGTGGCCGCCGACGTGGTCCAGGAACACGGCCCGCGCGCCTACGGTCTGGTCAACTCCGCCCTCGGTGCCGGCACCGTCGTCGGCGGCCTGCTGGCGCTGCGCGCCCGGCCGCGCCGGATGCTGCGCGCCGGGGCCGTCGCGGTCATCGGCTTCGGGCTCTTCCCCGGCACCGTCGGGGCGGGGCTGGGGGTGCCCGCGATGTGCGCGGGCGCCGCCGTGGCGGGCGCGGGCATGTCCTTCTGGGGCGTGATGTGGGCCACCAGCGTCCAGACCCAGGTACGTCCCGAGGTGCTCAACCGCATCCACGCCTACGACGTGGCCGGATCACTGGCCATGATGCCCGTCGGCCAGGCGCTCGCGGGCCCCGCCGCGGGCCTCCTCGGCACCGACGTGGTCCTGGTCTCCGGCGGCCTGCTGACCCTGGTCGTCGGCGCGCTCCTGCTCGGCGTCCCCGCCATCCGGAACCTGGAACGCGCCGACGACCGCACGGTGGCGGGTTCCCCCGGGCCCGCCACCGAGGTCAGCCCCGCCCCGGCGCCAGAAAGGCGCTGA
- a CDS encoding MmcQ/YjbR family DNA-binding protein: MAEAQDARTIALSLPETTEKIAWSMPTFRVAGKMYVTMPEDETSVAVRCPKEERGELVLAEPDKFWVADHEASSAWVRVRLAAVEDLAELRDILTDSWRQAAPGRLLEAHPELAAPGGA, from the coding sequence ATGGCCGAAGCCCAGGACGCCCGCACCATCGCCCTCTCGCTGCCCGAGACCACGGAGAAGATCGCCTGGTCCATGCCGACCTTCCGGGTCGCGGGAAAGATGTACGTCACGATGCCCGAGGACGAGACCTCCGTCGCCGTCCGCTGCCCGAAGGAGGAACGCGGCGAACTGGTCCTCGCCGAACCGGACAAGTTCTGGGTGGCCGACCACGAGGCGTCCTCGGCGTGGGTCCGGGTCCGTCTCGCCGCCGTCGAGGACCTCGCCGAACTCCGCGACATCCTCACCGACTCCTGGCGGCAGGCCGCCCCCGGACGCCTCCTGGAGGCGCACCCGGAGCTGGCCGCCCCCGGCGGCGCCTGA
- a CDS encoding GTP-binding protein, translated as MDYDDGSDPFPTALKILVAGGFGVGKTTFVGAVSEIAPLSTEELLTTISAETDSLEGVENKTTTTVAMDFGRITLDSRHVLYLFGTPGQERFWFMWDELSEGALGAVVLADTRRLEDCFAAVDFFEQRGMSFVVAVNEFDGAHRYGPEEVRAALDLGPHVPVVRCDARISSSAVQALLTLVRHLLAAYPAESRGVRL; from the coding sequence ATGGACTACGACGACGGCTCTGACCCCTTTCCCACCGCGCTCAAGATCCTGGTCGCGGGCGGGTTCGGGGTCGGGAAGACCACCTTCGTGGGTGCGGTCAGCGAGATCGCCCCGCTCAGCACCGAGGAGCTCCTCACCACCATCAGCGCCGAGACCGACAGCCTGGAGGGAGTGGAGAACAAGACCACCACCACCGTGGCCATGGACTTCGGGCGCATCACCCTCGACAGCCGGCACGTCCTGTACCTCTTCGGCACCCCCGGCCAGGAACGCTTCTGGTTCATGTGGGACGAGCTGTCCGAAGGCGCGCTGGGCGCCGTCGTCCTCGCCGACACCCGCCGCCTGGAGGACTGCTTCGCCGCCGTCGACTTCTTCGAGCAGCGCGGCATGAGCTTCGTCGTCGCCGTCAACGAGTTCGACGGCGCGCACCGCTACGGGCCCGAAGAGGTACGCGCGGCGCTCGACCTCGGCCCGCACGTCCCCGTCGTCCGCTGTGACGCCCGGATCTCCAGCTCGGCCGTGCAGGCCCTGCTCACCCTCGTCCGGCACCTGCTCGCCGCGTACCCCGCCGAGAGCCGAGGAGTACGGCTGTGA
- a CDS encoding DinB family protein, whose translation MSTSRTELLAWQSELTWALFTHHLDRLEPEDFLREPTALCWTVRQDTDGRWWPDWAETEPDPVPVPTIAWLTWHIGWWWTTATAVVRGARPPERTEIAWPGDGATAVAWMRRLREEWAAALDGLDDAALDAPSAYPWGAEAGLTVGHTAAWVNAELMKNAAEIGQLRLRYAVSR comes from the coding sequence ATGAGCACTTCACGGACCGAGTTGCTGGCCTGGCAGTCGGAGCTGACCTGGGCGCTGTTCACCCACCACCTGGACCGGCTGGAGCCGGAGGACTTCCTCCGGGAGCCCACCGCCCTCTGCTGGACGGTGCGTCAGGACACGGACGGCCGCTGGTGGCCGGACTGGGCCGAGACCGAGCCGGACCCGGTGCCCGTCCCGACGATCGCCTGGCTGACCTGGCACATCGGCTGGTGGTGGACGACCGCCACCGCCGTCGTACGCGGCGCCCGGCCGCCGGAACGGACGGAGATCGCCTGGCCGGGTGACGGGGCGACGGCCGTCGCCTGGATGCGCCGGCTGCGCGAGGAGTGGGCGGCGGCCCTCGACGGGCTGGACGACGCGGCGCTGGACGCCCCCTCGGCGTATCCCTGGGGCGCGGAGGCCGGTCTGACCGTCGGGCACACGGCGGCCTGGGTCAACGCGGAGCTGATGAAGAACGCCGCCGAGATCGGCCAGCTCCGGCTCCGGTACGCCGTATCCCGGTGA
- a CDS encoding MBL fold metallo-hydrolase: MSGFRSPNPALRALRPASFGGDPSGERLRRIRSSPNFADGSFRNPDGGPPTPSEATPRDLVRAYLGKEARARRAPAGPVPLHPTTVADLARPPAEGLRLTWMGHSSVLVEIDGARLLFDPVWGERCSPFGFAGPRRLHPAPVPLRALEAVDAVVISHDHYDHLDMPTIRALLRTGTVFVVPLGVGAHLERWGVPAGRLRELDWREATQVAGVTLTATPARHFCGRGLRNQQHTLWASWSVRGGDHRVFHSGDTGYFPGFRDIGAEHGPFDATMIQIGAYSEFLPYSRGGATRDPGPWPDIHMTPDEGLRAQLDLQGGSPHGVLLPIHWGTFNLALHPWEEPAERTLSAARRAGQQVITPRPGEPVVPARAPAADPWWRAVAANAPQGGWETWPPAEEPRVALDLAAPES, from the coding sequence GTGTCCGGTTTCCGTAGCCCGAATCCCGCGCTCCGCGCTCTGCGGCCCGCCTCGTTCGGCGGCGACCCCTCGGGGGAGCGCCTGCGGCGTATCCGCAGCTCGCCGAATTTCGCGGACGGCTCGTTCCGCAACCCGGACGGGGGGCCGCCGACCCCGTCCGAGGCGACGCCGCGCGACCTGGTCCGTGCCTACCTGGGCAAGGAGGCCCGCGCGCGTCGGGCTCCGGCGGGCCCGGTCCCGCTGCACCCCACCACCGTCGCGGACCTGGCCCGGCCGCCCGCCGAGGGGCTGCGGCTCACCTGGATGGGCCATTCCAGTGTCCTCGTCGAGATCGACGGCGCGCGGCTGCTCTTCGACCCCGTCTGGGGCGAGCGCTGCTCCCCGTTCGGGTTCGCCGGGCCGCGCCGCCTGCACCCGGCGCCGGTGCCGCTGCGGGCCCTGGAGGCGGTCGACGCCGTGGTGATCTCCCACGACCACTACGACCATCTCGACATGCCCACCATCCGGGCACTGCTGCGCACCGGCACGGTCTTCGTGGTCCCCCTCGGCGTCGGCGCGCACCTGGAGCGCTGGGGCGTCCCCGCCGGCCGGCTGCGGGAGCTGGACTGGCGCGAGGCCACGCAGGTCGCCGGGGTCACCCTGACCGCCACCCCGGCCCGTCACTTCTGCGGGCGCGGCCTGCGCAACCAGCAGCACACCCTCTGGGCCTCCTGGTCCGTGCGCGGCGGCGACCACCGGGTCTTCCACAGCGGCGACACCGGTTACTTCCCCGGCTTCCGGGACATCGGCGCCGAGCACGGCCCGTTCGACGCGACCATGATCCAGATCGGCGCGTACAGCGAGTTCCTGCCGTACAGCCGGGGTGGCGCCACGCGGGACCCCGGGCCCTGGCCGGACATCCACATGACGCCCGACGAGGGCTTGCGCGCCCAGCTCGACCTCCAGGGCGGCTCGCCGCACGGTGTGCTGCTGCCGATCCACTGGGGCACCTTCAACCTCGCCCTGCACCCCTGGGAGGAACCGGCCGAGCGCACCCTGTCCGCCGCCCGCCGGGCGGGCCAGCAGGTCATCACACCGCGCCCCGGCGAGCCGGTCGTCCCGGCCCGCGCCCCCGCCGCCGATCCCTGGTGGCGGGCCGTGGCCGCGAATGCACCCCAGGGGGGCTGGGAGACCTGGCCGCCCGCCGAGGAACCGCGGGTGGCGCTGGACCTGGCGGCCCCGGAGAGCTGA
- a CDS encoding sensor histidine kinase, with protein sequence MSQLRAPAATRADRREGGGRHGRAAQQLPEAHIRPQLLRIAVLPAVAVSLSGAAAVLYALRSAGGGGSPHLLWAILAGAAAVALTGIAVAAVAADRTARNILDRAGQLRRTSVRNQAELRDVVDALRRGERPTAEPRPLAPRGDGFDLLGEELHRSHRMAVQAVSQAAQLSSQAGSEQKVEVFVNLARRLQSLVHREIQLLDELENQVEDPDLLKGLFHVDHLSTRIRRHAENLAVLGGAMSRRQWSRPVSMTEVLRSAIAEVEQYSRVKLVPPIDGDVRGHAVADTIHLLAELVENATVFSAPHTQVLLRASRVAAGVAVEVEDRGLGMPGDEQRRMNELLADPDQVNVASLLQDGRIGLYVVATLARRHGVAVRLQSNIYGGTQAVLVLPATLLGTVPDAPAAPEPVPDAAAPAALTGVPAPTGEGPEAPSAGSAAQQPLGPPAADPFPVDEEPAPSPPHHVPEPSVRAVPGEAPARSSAPAEGTPPPLPTRATRRQTVSRRQHAAPPEPAPTVRPAVPGPRTLPVRDAGEQRPTPAEARPGIRPEHRDTVEANAASPLVLGNALQDRPPERPALPRRRAQEHLAPQLRNGPVARTGELPHVGHDPGLMAAFRRGIGLAEAQDERPAGPAPEAGPAHRSG encoded by the coding sequence ATGTCACAACTACGCGCACCGGCCGCCACCCGGGCGGACCGCCGTGAGGGCGGCGGCCGGCACGGCAGAGCCGCCCAGCAGCTCCCCGAGGCGCACATACGGCCTCAGCTGTTGCGGATCGCGGTCCTTCCGGCCGTCGCGGTATCCCTCAGCGGCGCCGCCGCGGTGCTCTACGCGCTCCGGTCGGCCGGCGGCGGCGGAAGCCCCCACCTGCTCTGGGCGATCCTCGCCGGAGCCGCCGCCGTGGCACTCACCGGGATCGCCGTCGCGGCCGTGGCCGCCGACCGCACCGCGCGGAACATCCTGGACCGGGCCGGGCAGTTGCGCCGCACCAGCGTCCGCAACCAGGCCGAGCTGCGCGACGTCGTCGACGCCCTGCGTCGGGGCGAGCGGCCCACCGCCGAGCCCCGTCCCCTCGCACCGCGCGGGGACGGCTTCGACCTGCTCGGCGAAGAACTCCACCGCTCCCACCGGATGGCCGTGCAGGCGGTGTCCCAGGCGGCCCAGCTCTCCAGCCAGGCCGGCAGCGAACAGAAGGTCGAGGTCTTCGTCAACCTCGCCCGCCGCCTCCAGTCGCTGGTCCACCGCGAGATCCAGCTCCTGGACGAACTGGAGAACCAGGTCGAGGACCCCGATCTGCTCAAGGGCCTCTTCCACGTCGACCACCTCTCCACCCGCATCCGCCGCCACGCCGAGAACCTCGCGGTCCTCGGCGGTGCGATGTCCCGCCGCCAGTGGAGCAGGCCCGTCTCCATGACCGAGGTGCTGCGCTCCGCCATCGCCGAGGTCGAGCAGTACTCACGGGTCAAGCTGGTACCTCCGATCGACGGCGACGTACGCGGCCACGCCGTCGCCGACACCATCCACCTGCTGGCCGAACTGGTCGAGAACGCCACCGTGTTCTCCGCCCCGCACACCCAGGTGCTGCTGCGCGCCAGCCGCGTCGCCGCCGGGGTCGCCGTCGAGGTCGAGGACCGCGGGCTCGGCATGCCCGGCGACGAGCAGCGCCGGATGAACGAGCTGCTCGCCGACCCCGACCAGGTCAACGTCGCCAGCCTCCTCCAGGACGGTCGCATCGGCCTGTACGTGGTCGCCACCCTCGCACGCCGCCACGGCGTCGCCGTCCGCCTCCAGTCCAACATCTACGGCGGCACCCAGGCCGTCCTGGTCCTGCCCGCCACCCTGCTCGGTACCGTGCCCGACGCGCCGGCCGCCCCCGAGCCCGTCCCCGACGCCGCCGCTCCGGCGGCCCTCACCGGCGTGCCGGCGCCCACCGGTGAGGGCCCCGAGGCGCCGTCGGCCGGGTCGGCGGCCCAGCAGCCGCTCGGCCCGCCCGCCGCGGACCCGTTCCCCGTCGACGAGGAGCCCGCGCCGAGCCCGCCGCACCACGTCCCCGAACCGTCGGTGCGGGCCGTCCCGGGCGAGGCCCCGGCCCGGTCGTCCGCCCCCGCCGAGGGCACCCCGCCGCCCCTCCCGACCCGCGCCACCCGCCGTCAGACGGTGTCCCGGAGGCAGCACGCCGCGCCGCCGGAACCCGCCCCGACGGTCCGCCCCGCCGTGCCCGGGCCCCGTACGCTGCCGGTCCGTGACGCCGGGGAGCAGCGGCCGACCCCCGCCGAGGCCCGCCCCGGCATCCGGCCGGAGCACCGCGACACCGTCGAGGCCAATGCCGCCTCCCCCCTGGTCCTCGGCAACGCCCTCCAGGACCGGCCGCCCGAGCGGCCCGCCCTGCCCCGCCGCCGCGCCCAGGAACACCTCGCCCCGCAACTGCGGAACGGCCCTGTCGCCCGCACCGGCGAACTGCCCCACGTCGGCCACGATCCCGGGCTGATGGCGGCCTTCCGCCGGGGGATCGGCCTCGCCGAGGCCCAGGACGAGCGGCCCGCCGGCCCCGCGCCCGAGGCCGGCCCCGCGCACCGGTCCGGGTGA
- a CDS encoding SgcJ/EcaC family oxidoreductase: MTDRPDTQEARTDEDDVRLIEEIFAELGSAFAEHDAARFDERFTADIVFTAVNGVRFFGWEEIHAYHRERLTGHAEGISTWYEIERVTFPAPDVAVVFFRQPVVVSGHERANVGTWVLVKREGQWWISAGQNTGVAVTA, from the coding sequence GTGACCGATCGTCCAGACACCCAGGAAGCCCGGACCGACGAGGACGACGTGCGCCTCATCGAGGAGATCTTCGCCGAGCTGGGCTCGGCCTTCGCCGAGCACGACGCGGCGAGGTTCGACGAACGGTTCACCGCGGACATCGTCTTCACCGCGGTGAACGGCGTGCGTTTCTTCGGGTGGGAGGAGATCCACGCGTATCACCGCGAGCGCCTGACGGGACACGCGGAGGGAATCAGCACCTGGTACGAGATCGAGCGCGTCACCTTCCCGGCCCCGGACGTCGCCGTGGTCTTCTTCCGGCAGCCCGTCGTCGTGTCCGGCCATGAGCGCGCCAACGTGGGGACGTGGGTGCTGGTGAAGAGGGAAGGACAGTGGTGGATCTCCGCGGGCCAGAACACCGGTGTCGCCGTGACCGCGTGA